The following proteins are co-located in the Hydrogenophaga sp. RAC07 genome:
- a CDS encoding response regulator, with the protein MRFERVVLIDDNETDNFFHRLALAKAGFKGEVQAFERPEEGLAFLLKDQIQVPTCVFLDINMPALTGFDVAQALTDGLHPLTEFRLFMLTSSNWTDDRRRAEAIPLIQGFMVKPLTAANAAELFAA; encoded by the coding sequence ATGCGGTTTGAACGCGTTGTCTTGATTGACGACAACGAAACTGACAACTTCTTCCACCGTCTTGCACTTGCGAAGGCTGGATTCAAGGGTGAGGTGCAAGCGTTCGAGCGCCCCGAGGAGGGCCTTGCTTTCTTGTTGAAGGACCAGATTCAAGTGCCCACCTGCGTGTTTCTGGACATCAACATGCCGGCACTCACCGGGTTTGATGTTGCTCAAGCACTCACGGATGGATTGCACCCGCTGACGGAGTTCAGATTGTTCATGCTGACGTCTTCTAACTGGACTGATGATCGCCGTCGAGCAGAGGCAATCCCGTTGATTCAGGGGTTCATGGTCAAACCCTTGACCGCGGCAAACGCGGCTGAATTGTTTGCTGCGTGA
- a CDS encoding PAS domain-containing protein, which produces MKFPVPENEEKRVQTLHDLQVLDSLPSPVFDSITELAASICGTEIALISLVDADRQWFKSRRGFEPSETGRDEAFCSHTIMDTKSVLVVNDAARDPRFAQLPLVSSGSVRFYAGAPITTASGQALGAVCVLGQEKMFLSEVQTRQLQHLAKLTMDLIEHEALRRREARRILDLVRKNERIIRNVLDEGREMAAFIDTQHRYLYVNPAFERYWIQSQEALLGTSVQDLVGERLYREVCQVGINQALSGHESILTFELRFPGTGLRRMELHHIPALNDEGRVHGVVERHRDVTELAKQADLLRGHAAELEVRRVAQDRYLHAISHELKQPVNAINNATPVLVAKLNGTLPELERKCLTYIERGGRRLARLLEDMRLFGELDGRTLAVAPHNVRALLEESLMHLRDDVEQRRATVDLQVDGDLSVDAPVFELAVRCLLEYSLWSSAKTPAHIVVRLVKETGESRLEVIDVSAANPLPVIRSGRVDQQPIALPASTLSVARQVAVLHGGALLDEPTEEGWRCLALVVPREVTHAV; this is translated from the coding sequence ATGAAATTTCCAGTCCCTGAGAACGAAGAAAAAAGAGTTCAGACGCTGCACGATCTACAGGTGCTGGATTCCCTGCCTAGCCCGGTGTTTGACAGCATCACCGAGCTGGCCGCGAGCATCTGCGGGACAGAGATTGCCTTGATTTCTCTGGTGGACGCAGACCGGCAATGGTTCAAGTCCCGCCGGGGATTTGAGCCGAGCGAGACAGGCCGTGACGAGGCCTTTTGTTCGCACACCATCATGGACACAAAGTCTGTGTTGGTAGTCAATGACGCAGCCCGGGACCCGCGCTTCGCCCAACTTCCCTTGGTGAGCAGCGGAAGCGTGCGCTTTTACGCGGGCGCACCCATCACCACCGCCAGCGGTCAAGCTCTAGGCGCTGTGTGTGTGCTGGGCCAAGAGAAGATGTTCTTGTCTGAGGTCCAGACGCGCCAATTGCAGCATCTTGCAAAACTCACGATGGACCTGATCGAACACGAGGCGCTGCGCAGGCGCGAGGCGCGCAGGATCCTGGACTTGGTTCGCAAGAACGAGCGGATCATCCGAAACGTGCTGGATGAGGGTCGAGAAATGGCCGCATTCATCGACACGCAGCACCGCTACCTCTATGTCAACCCAGCTTTTGAACGGTATTGGATTCAGTCGCAGGAGGCTCTTTTGGGCACTTCTGTGCAGGATCTGGTGGGGGAAAGGCTGTACCGCGAGGTGTGCCAAGTCGGTATCAACCAGGCACTCAGCGGTCACGAGTCGATACTGACTTTTGAGTTGAGATTTCCGGGCACAGGCCTGCGCCGCATGGAGTTGCACCACATACCTGCCCTCAACGATGAGGGGCGCGTGCATGGGGTGGTTGAGCGACATCGCGATGTGACGGAACTTGCCAAGCAGGCCGATTTGCTGCGCGGCCATGCCGCTGAACTGGAGGTCCGGCGGGTCGCGCAGGACCGCTACCTCCACGCCATCTCGCACGAGCTGAAGCAACCGGTGAATGCGATCAACAATGCCACGCCTGTGCTGGTGGCCAAGTTGAATGGCACGCTACCTGAGTTGGAGCGGAAATGCCTGACCTACATCGAGCGCGGTGGCCGCCGCCTAGCCCGCTTGCTGGAGGACATGCGCCTATTCGGAGAACTGGACGGTCGCACACTGGCGGTGGCTCCTCACAATGTCCGCGCATTGCTGGAAGAGAGTTTGATGCATCTGCGTGATGATGTGGAGCAGCGTCGGGCGACGGTGGATCTTCAGGTCGATGGTGATCTGTCGGTGGATGCGCCGGTGTTTGAGCTGGCCGTTCGCTGCCTACTTGAATACTCCTTGTGGTCCTCAGCCAAAACGCCCGCGCATATCGTCGTGCGGCTGGTGAAGGAAACAGGCGAATCACGGCTGGAGGTCATCGACGTCAGCGCAGCGAACCCTCTTCCAGTTATCAGGTCTGGACGTGTAGATCAACAACCCATCGCCCTGCCTGCATCCACGCTGTCGGTCGCGCGGCAGGTCGCAGTTCTGCACGGGGGCGCGCTGCTGGATGAGCCCACTGAAGAGGGATGGCGCTGCCTGGCGTTGGTCGTACCGCGGGAGGTCACCCATGCGGTTTGA
- a CDS encoding PAS domain S-box protein, with protein sequence MPIRSTSMEKPGIRSLVAALLMIAALPGMVMVIYGYMGVQDDAVARAREEVRSAAEMAAATEEQMVEGVRQTLATVASGPSVRRNDLLDLCNEYVTNISRTFPNYGSISVFTLQGRPRCLSDASTTAVAVSERSAFERAVASQQFAMDDYSMDASTGGDEIGFALPVYDYSETMTGVAYATLDLALLSARLDSLSVSNPVTVMIADSKGTVLATNQRGVQAIGAAISNPALLQRITRSAPVGRVIPADIKADWLHEVVRVGEVNSQPIYAIASAKRSDILAGPLERLRHQLIILALSFAVGIFLALRLAERQFIKPIGRLLMRMEAAAKQKATPPSGDLGADAPSREFSGLEKTFTNMLQELNKKDAQLNKAQEITRVGFFQFDLEKQVYTASASVRDILGLRKENVESPTEGSLTPAQYQSMIHPEDRERVRHHRMMLYQGKKPEHIQYRIIRPDGKTRWLDAFGFVEHDSRGKPILYAGALQDVSEQYRLRRLYQVQSKINEAILSARTIQDLFERVCGICVTHAEMRMACIAAVDPQKNALKVEASVGHDEGYTDILRTESLDVGTLDLPISTALRTAKLAVSNNLATTLKAFPWAPEAARRGYRSVAAVPFLAAGQGLKALVLMASETEYFQAAECRQLEAIGESLAAAMNHLNEEARRREREERLKLLETCIARLNDIVLITEAEPFGEPGPRILFVNDAYERLTGYAKDEVIGKTPRILQGPKTDRQVLDRIRHHLERWEPVREEIINYTKDGQEIWLELNIVPVSDETGRYTHWVAVERDITQRIELEQQRAQALIELKTAQDRLLRAQTLSRTGHWERFANGAPAIWSASLFEMTGNDPERGVPSLEACMSKVHPDDFETYQAIMNDGFTQGKMQRWTYRCVFPNGRVSWLEETIDEPNRDESGAVVSISGTVQDVTERLEGEQKLKMQLARTVLLNKIARATDERLKLGRIFEVVCENLEAEFAVGMSAALIFDNDADAFEVVRMGSRGAQLCESCGLNEGVLLSVGSDALDRSHVGEFVYEPDTRGMPCDFPKKLAQAGLGSVVFAPMRAQGRVFGVLVAARSLPNAFNSEECDFLLKIAEHVALAASHARLYQDLQLAYEELQDAQEVSLQQERLRVLGQMASGIAHDINNAITPMALYTESLLNKETGLSERGRRQLSTIQLAVDDVAETVARMREFYRPADGFTKRNNVDLNRLVTQVVELTRARWRDIPQQTGVSIDLALNLSPSLPQVCVIEAEVRDALTNLVLNAVDAMPEGGELSVTTSQTVDGSDQPCVLLEISDTGIGMDEQTRLRCMEPFFTTKGERGSGLGLAMVYGTLQRHEAEISLTSEPGEGTTFGIRFLAQAPSVTGGGDQAIEGPTGQRKSLKILLIDDEVTLLSALSEMLEGEGHLVTSAGGGQEGLSLFKASLEAGGYDVVITDLGMPRVDGNAVATGVKGMSPNTPVIMLTGWGQRMLEDGVLPAGVDHLLGKPARMASLRDALGSCMTGGSQKGMG encoded by the coding sequence TGCAAGCGGTCCCTCGGTCAGGCGCAACGACCTCCTCGATCTGTGCAACGAATACGTGACCAACATTTCTCGGACTTTTCCGAACTATGGGTCGATCAGCGTCTTTACCCTGCAAGGGCGCCCGAGATGCCTGAGTGATGCCAGTACCACAGCGGTCGCGGTGAGCGAGCGCTCCGCCTTTGAGCGTGCTGTTGCAAGTCAGCAGTTCGCCATGGACGACTACTCCATGGATGCGTCTACGGGTGGTGATGAGATCGGATTTGCCTTACCCGTCTACGACTATTCGGAAACGATGACAGGTGTGGCCTACGCAACATTGGATCTTGCGCTCCTCTCTGCTCGGCTGGATTCGCTCTCGGTGTCCAACCCGGTCACCGTCATGATTGCCGACAGTAAAGGTACCGTTCTCGCCACCAACCAGCGGGGCGTGCAAGCCATTGGTGCTGCCATTTCGAACCCAGCACTGTTGCAGCGCATCACGAGATCAGCGCCAGTAGGCCGAGTGATTCCAGCCGACATCAAGGCAGACTGGTTGCACGAAGTGGTGCGGGTTGGAGAGGTGAACTCCCAGCCCATTTATGCCATTGCCAGTGCCAAGCGCAGTGACATCCTTGCCGGGCCCCTTGAACGCCTGAGGCATCAACTGATCATCCTCGCGCTGAGCTTCGCGGTTGGTATCTTTTTGGCCCTGCGACTGGCTGAACGGCAGTTCATCAAGCCGATCGGTAGGTTGCTCATGCGGATGGAAGCCGCAGCGAAGCAGAAAGCCACGCCACCTTCTGGCGACCTAGGTGCAGATGCGCCCAGCCGTGAGTTCTCTGGTTTGGAGAAGACTTTCACGAACATGCTGCAGGAGTTGAACAAAAAGGATGCCCAGCTGAACAAAGCGCAGGAAATCACCCGCGTCGGGTTCTTCCAGTTCGACCTTGAGAAGCAGGTCTACACAGCGTCCGCTTCGGTCCGCGACATCTTGGGACTTAGAAAAGAGAACGTTGAGTCACCGACTGAGGGGTCATTAACTCCTGCACAGTATCAGTCGATGATCCACCCAGAAGACAGAGAAAGAGTTCGTCATCACAGGATGATGTTGTATCAAGGCAAAAAACCTGAGCACATCCAATACCGCATCATTCGTCCCGATGGAAAAACCCGTTGGCTCGATGCCTTCGGCTTTGTAGAACACGACTCGCGGGGAAAGCCGATCCTCTACGCTGGTGCCTTGCAAGATGTGTCAGAGCAATACCGCCTGCGCAGGCTCTACCAGGTCCAGAGCAAAATCAATGAAGCGATTCTGTCGGCTCGCACGATCCAAGACTTGTTCGAGAGGGTTTGCGGCATCTGTGTGACCCACGCTGAAATGCGGATGGCGTGTATTGCTGCGGTTGACCCGCAGAAGAATGCCCTCAAGGTGGAAGCGAGCGTGGGACACGATGAGGGCTATACGGACATTCTGCGCACTGAGTCTCTTGATGTGGGGACACTCGACCTACCAATTTCGACCGCTTTGCGCACAGCCAAATTGGCAGTGTCCAACAATCTCGCCACAACGCTGAAAGCATTCCCTTGGGCACCTGAGGCTGCTCGGCGCGGGTACCGTTCTGTCGCAGCAGTGCCGTTCCTGGCCGCAGGACAAGGTCTCAAGGCCTTGGTTCTCATGGCATCCGAGACCGAGTACTTCCAGGCGGCTGAATGTCGTCAGCTCGAAGCCATCGGGGAGAGTCTCGCGGCTGCGATGAACCACCTGAACGAAGAGGCACGCAGGCGCGAGCGAGAAGAGCGTCTGAAGCTGCTGGAGACCTGCATCGCCAGGCTTAACGACATTGTCCTGATCACCGAAGCGGAGCCTTTTGGCGAACCTGGCCCCAGGATCCTGTTCGTCAATGACGCTTACGAGCGGCTGACGGGCTACGCCAAGGATGAAGTGATCGGGAAGACTCCGCGCATCTTGCAAGGGCCCAAAACTGACCGCCAAGTGCTGGACCGCATTCGTCATCATCTCGAACGTTGGGAGCCTGTGCGCGAGGAGATCATCAATTACACCAAGGATGGTCAGGAGATCTGGCTGGAGTTGAACATCGTCCCGGTGTCCGATGAAACCGGTCGGTACACCCACTGGGTGGCCGTTGAGCGCGACATCACGCAGCGCATCGAGCTGGAGCAGCAGAGAGCGCAGGCACTCATCGAGCTCAAGACCGCGCAAGACCGGCTGCTGCGAGCGCAGACGTTGTCCCGGACGGGTCATTGGGAGCGCTTTGCAAATGGCGCACCTGCCATTTGGTCTGCCAGTCTTTTTGAAATGACTGGCAACGACCCAGAGAGGGGCGTACCAAGTCTTGAGGCCTGCATGTCGAAAGTGCATCCGGATGACTTTGAAACTTACCAAGCCATCATGAACGATGGTTTCACCCAGGGGAAGATGCAGCGTTGGACCTATCGGTGCGTTTTTCCGAATGGTCGTGTGAGCTGGCTGGAGGAGACCATTGACGAGCCCAATCGGGATGAATCAGGGGCAGTCGTGTCGATCAGTGGCACCGTGCAAGATGTGACTGAGCGCCTTGAGGGTGAGCAAAAGCTCAAAATGCAGCTCGCACGCACGGTGCTGCTCAACAAGATCGCACGTGCCACCGACGAACGGCTTAAGCTGGGCCGGATCTTCGAGGTGGTGTGCGAGAACCTGGAAGCTGAGTTCGCCGTGGGGATGAGCGCTGCCCTGATTTTCGACAACGATGCAGACGCGTTCGAGGTGGTACGAATGGGATCTCGTGGAGCCCAACTATGCGAGTCTTGCGGTTTGAACGAGGGGGTTTTGCTGTCGGTTGGAAGCGATGCGTTGGACCGATCGCATGTTGGTGAGTTTGTGTATGAACCTGACACCCGGGGGATGCCGTGTGACTTTCCCAAGAAGCTCGCGCAGGCCGGGCTCGGCTCTGTCGTCTTTGCGCCGATGCGTGCGCAGGGGCGAGTTTTCGGCGTTTTGGTGGCGGCCAGGTCTCTGCCGAATGCATTCAACAGCGAGGAATGCGACTTCTTGCTGAAAATCGCAGAGCATGTTGCATTGGCAGCGAGCCACGCACGTCTGTACCAGGACCTTCAGCTCGCGTACGAAGAGTTGCAGGACGCGCAGGAGGTATCCCTGCAGCAGGAGCGCCTGCGCGTACTCGGCCAGATGGCCAGTGGCATTGCCCACGACATCAACAACGCCATCACACCCATGGCGCTTTACACCGAGTCCTTGTTGAACAAAGAAACAGGTCTGAGCGAGCGTGGCAGAAGACAACTCTCTACTATCCAGCTTGCCGTGGATGACGTGGCTGAGACGGTAGCGCGCATGCGGGAGTTCTATCGGCCGGCGGACGGATTCACGAAGCGAAACAATGTGGACCTCAACCGCCTTGTCACACAGGTTGTGGAACTCACCCGCGCACGGTGGCGAGACATCCCTCAGCAGACGGGGGTGTCTATTGATCTGGCGCTCAACCTCTCTCCTTCCTTGCCGCAGGTCTGCGTCATAGAAGCGGAGGTCAGAGATGCCTTGACCAACCTGGTGCTCAACGCGGTGGACGCAATGCCCGAAGGGGGAGAGCTGAGCGTGACGACATCGCAAACAGTCGATGGAAGCGATCAGCCGTGCGTCCTTCTGGAGATCTCCGACACTGGCATCGGCATGGACGAGCAGACGCGTCTGCGGTGCATGGAGCCCTTCTTCACCACCAAAGGCGAACGAGGCTCTGGGCTTGGGCTGGCCATGGTGTACGGCACCCTGCAGCGCCATGAGGCTGAAATATCGCTCACGAGCGAGCCCGGGGAAGGCACGACGTTTGGCATCCGTTTCCTCGCACAGGCGCCATCGGTAACGGGGGGAGGCGATCAGGCAATAGAGGGACCTACAGGACAGCGCAAGAGCCTGAAGATATTGTTGATTGATGATGAGGTGACGCTTCTCAGCGCCTTGAGCGAGATGCTCGAAGGCGAAGGCCATCTGGTGACCTCCGCCGGCGGCGGCCAAGAGGGATTGAGTTTGTTCAAGGCGAGTTTGGAAGCGGGTGGGTACGACGTGGTCATCACAGATCTCGGCATGCCCCGGGTTGATGGGAATGCGGTGGCCACGGGGGTGAAGGGCATGTCGCCCAACACACCCGTGATCATGTTGACTGGCTGGGGGCAACGCATGCTGGAAGACGGCGTCTTGCCTGCCGGCGTTGACCACTTGCTTGGCAAGCCTGCGCGCATGGCTTCATTGCGTGACGCTCTGGGAAGTTGCATGACGGGTGGATCCCAGAAAGGCATGGGTTGA